The sequence below is a genomic window from Rhizobium sp. NXC14.
ACATCGGCCTCAAGGATCAGAAGCTGATCGTCACCGGCGCCGTTTCCAGCCCCCAGGCCATGCCCAACTATGTCCCCAGCAAAAAGAACGATCCCGACGACGAGGACGACGATGTCCACGCCATCTCGCCGCATACGTTCGACGAGGCCAACGTCTCGATCGTCCGCGCCTCGCGCATCGACGACCGGCAACTGCTGGCGGATTTCGGCGCGGAGGAACTGACGGCCAAGAAGGTCGGCGCCATCATTCACGACAAGGTGCTGGTGATCGATCCCTTATCGGATGACTGCGTCGTCGTCCTCGGCAGCCATAATCTCGGTTTCAAGGCCTCCTACGCCAATGATGAGAACATGCTGATCGTCAAAGGCGACCGCGCCCTTGCCGAGGCCTATGCGGTGCATATCCTCGATGTCTACGACCACTACCGGTTTCGTGCGGTCGAGGCGGAACTGAAGCGTCAAGGCAAGAAAGGCTGGTCGGGCTTCCTCAACGTCGACGACAGTTGGCTGGACGGCTACGTCAATCGCACGAAGGGGGCGCTGACGCGCTATTTCGCGGTGGGCTGAATTCCCGAAGCTGACGGTGGCGATCCCGCGCCGTCATCCCTCCGGCAGAGGCACGAATTCTTCTTCGTCACCCGGCACGATATCGAAGCGGCCGGTGCGCCATTCCTCCTTGGCCTTTTCGATCCGCTCCTTCGAGGACGCCACGAAATTCCACCAGATATAGCGTTTCGAATTCAGCGCCGCGCCGCCGAAGAGCATTAGATGACAGCCGTCGCCGCCGGTTTCCAGCGTGATAGGATCGCCGGGCCGGAAGACCAGCAACTGATCGGCGGCGAAGCGATCGCCTGCGATGACCACCTCGCCCGACAGCACGTAGACGGCGCGCTCCTCATGGCCGGCGCCGAAGGGAAAGCGGACGCCCGGCTGCAGGTTGAGATCGATATAGAGCGTGTCGGAGAACGTGCCGACCGGCGATGTCATGCCTTCGAACGAACCGATGACGACCCGGCCGCGCACCCCTGATGTTTCGATCAGCGGCATGTCGGTCTTTTCCGTATGGGCGAAGGAAGGATCGATCTCCTCCTTGTCGTCGGGCAACGCGAGCCATGTCTGCAGCCCGGACATCAGCAACGGATGGCCGCGCAGATTGTCCGGCGTGCGCTCGGAATGGACGATGCCGCGGCCGGCCGTCATCAGGTTGATGTCGCCTGGACGGATGACCTTTTCCGTGCCGAGGCTGTCGCGATGGCGGATCTCGCCGTCGAACAGATAGGTGACGGTGGAAAGGCCGATATGCGGATGCGGCTTGACGTCGAGCGCCTCATTGGGCTTCAGGATCGCCGGTCCCATGCGGTCGAAGAAGATGAACGGCCCGACCAGCCGCCGCTGCCGCGTCGGCAGCGCGCGCCGCACCTGGAAGCCGCCGATATCGCTGCTGCGCGGAATGATCAGGTTCTCGATCGCATCGCAGGCGAAGGCATCGCCGGGCAGGGGATCTTTACCGGGAAAGAAGGACATGAGGGATCTCCGCTTGCAGGGACGTCGACCACAGATAGTCCCTGCAGCGCCGCGCGTCCAACAGGATGTGCCGAAGAGGCTCCATGATGTCAGATTGCGGTGAAGCCGTTATCGACGAAGAGATGAGCGCCATTGACGAAGCTCGATTCATCGCTGGCGAGATAAAGGGCGGCGCGCGCCACGTCTTCCGGTTCGCCGATCCGTCCCTGCTGCGCGGCGATGGCGGCATCCGAAACATCGACGCCGAGCGCCTGCAGGTCGGCGACCTCGCGCAGCCCGTGCGGCGTGCGGATGAAACCGGGGCAGACGGCGTTGCAGCGGATGTTTCGGTCGCGGAACTCGACGGCGATGGCGCGGGCAAACATGTGCACCGCGCCCTTGGTGGTGTCGTAGAGCACTTCCATCGGGGTGGCGGCGACCGCCGAGATCGACGAGGTGCAGACGATCGATCCGCCGCCGGCGGCGATCATCTTCGGCAGCACCGCCTTGGTCATCAGGAACATCGAGCGCACATTGACGGCGTGCAGCCAGTCCCATTCCTGAAGCGTCGTCTCCAGGAAAGGCTTGATGACGATGGTGCCGGCATGATTGAAGAGGACCGTCACCGCGCCATAGCGTTCCTCGACGCCGGCCACGGCGGCATTGACGGCGGCTTCGTCCGAGACATCGGCCGTCCAGCAGTCGGCCTCGCCGCCGGCATCACGGATTTGCTTCACGGTCTCGGCGGCCGCCTGACCATTGCGGTCGATGATCGCAACGCGCGCGCCTTCGGCCGCAAACAGCTTCGAGGCAGCACCCCCCATGCCGGTCGCGCCGCCCGAGATGATGGCGATTTTGCCCTTCAATCTGTCCGTCATTGTTTGTCCCCTGATGGTTCCGGAAGGGGATCATAGATCGACCGGAAGCCGATCGCCAAGCGTCTTCAAGTGCCGCGTTCGCTACGCTCAGGCGCCGTCCAGCGGCTCGACGCCCTGTGGCCTGCCGGCGCGGTCGAGCCTGATCTTCTCGATGCGGTTCTCGGCCGCCGAAAGCAGCGTCTCGCAATGTTTCTTCAGCGCTTCGCCGCGCTCATAGATTTCGATGGATTCATCAAGCGCCACGTCGCCGCGTTCCAGCCGGGCAACGATGCTTTCGAGTTCGGCGACCGCCTTTTCGAAGGAAAGGCCTGATACTTCAGGCTTGGCGCTGTCAGTCATTCTCAACCCTTCATCATTCTCAGAATATGCATGCCCGCCGATTCGGCCAGCCCTTCGAGATCATAACCGCCTTCGAGCAGGCTGACGACCCGGTTCTTCGCGTGCCGGTCGGCCAGTTCCAGAACTCTGCCCGTCGCCCAGTCGAAATCCTCACCCGTCAGATTAATCTGCGCCAGCGGATCACGGTGATGCGCGTCGAAGCCGGCGGAGATGATGATCAGATCCGGCCGGAAATCGTCGAGCGCCGGCAGCACGCGCGATTTGAACGCTTCGCGGAAATGGTCGCTGCCGACATTCGGCGAAAGCGGCGCATTGACGATGGTATTGTGCTTGCCCTTCTCCTCCTTAGCGCCGGTGCCGGGATAGAGCGGCATCTGATGCGTCGAACAGAACAGCACCGAGGCATCGTCCCAGAAGATATCCTGGGTGCCGTTGCCGTGATGCACGTCCCAATCGACGATGGCGACGCGCTCGGCGCCGTGCCTCTTCTGCGCATGGCGGGCGGCGATCGCCGCATTGTTGAAGAAGCAGAAGCCCATCGCCGTCATCTTCTCGGCATGGTGCCCGGGCGGACGGGCGGCGACGAAGACATTGTCGGCCTGGCCGGAAAAGACGTCGTCCACCGCCGCCATCGCGCCGCCGATGCCGGTCAGCGCCGCCTGCAGGCTCTTGACGCTGGCATAGGTATCGGCTTCGAGCTGGTTGATCCGATCCTCTTCCTCGGGAATCTCCCTTATGA
It includes:
- a CDS encoding pirin family protein yields the protein MSFFPGKDPLPGDAFACDAIENLIIPRSSDIGGFQVRRALPTRQRRLVGPFIFFDRMGPAILKPNEALDVKPHPHIGLSTVTYLFDGEIRHRDSLGTEKVIRPGDINLMTAGRGIVHSERTPDNLRGHPLLMSGLQTWLALPDDKEEIDPSFAHTEKTDMPLIETSGVRGRVVIGSFEGMTSPVGTFSDTLYIDLNLQPGVRFPFGAGHEERAVYVLSGEVVIAGDRFAADQLLVFRPGDPITLETGGDGCHLMLFGGAALNSKRYIWWNFVASSKERIEKAKEEWRTGRFDIVPGDEEEFVPLPEG
- a CDS encoding SDR family oxidoreductase, with the protein product MTDRLKGKIAIISGGATGMGGAASKLFAAEGARVAIIDRNGQAAAETVKQIRDAGGEADCWTADVSDEAAVNAAVAGVEERYGAVTVLFNHAGTIVIKPFLETTLQEWDWLHAVNVRSMFLMTKAVLPKMIAAGGGSIVCTSSISAVAATPMEVLYDTTKGAVHMFARAIAVEFRDRNIRCNAVCPGFIRTPHGLREVADLQALGVDVSDAAIAAQQGRIGEPEDVARAALYLASDESSFVNGAHLFVDNGFTAI
- a CDS encoding exodeoxyribonuclease VII small subunit, translated to MTDSAKPEVSGLSFEKAVAELESIVARLERGDVALDESIEIYERGEALKKHCETLLSAAENRIEKIRLDRAGRPQGVEPLDGA
- a CDS encoding histone deacetylase family protein, producing the protein MSTRLYEHPIFLEHVTPAGHPERSDRIRAINVALEHPNFERLERRQAPQASEDAVLLAHPEEHLAAVIREIPEEEDRINQLEADTYASVKSLQAALTGIGGAMAAVDDVFSGQADNVFVAARPPGHHAEKMTAMGFCFFNNAAIAARHAQKRHGAERVAIVDWDVHHGNGTQDIFWDDASVLFCSTHQMPLYPGTGAKEEKGKHNTIVNAPLSPNVGSDHFREAFKSRVLPALDDFRPDLIIISAGFDAHHRDPLAQINLTGEDFDWATGRVLELADRHAKNRVVSLLEGGYDLEGLAESAGMHILRMMKG